One Pelmatolapia mariae isolate MD_Pm_ZW linkage group LG1, Pm_UMD_F_2, whole genome shotgun sequence genomic window, TTCACTCATTATTTATGATATGTTTAGTAGTCTTACACTTTTCGTTCCTGAGACACAGACAAGCTCCCTCCCCaataaggaaagaaaaacacagattcCTCAAAACAGAGCACCTGcggattttcaccattcaactTTGGCAGTGTGACAGCACAGACAAACTGTGAGTGACAGAGCTCTGATATTTGTTTGCAGCTGAGAAAACAGGCAGCATGTGCTTTCAGACTGTAGACTACCAGATTTGATTAGCTACTCcgacacttttttttcttaagacaGGCTATCCAAGTATAAAGTTGCAGCACAACAGCTGGCAGCTGTAAAAATGATTTACACATGCACCGTCTTAACAAGCACAGATATAGTGAAACTTTAGAGAAGACACTATTATTACATCATCTAGTAAGACATGAAACATAGTTTGTCTAGTGAGGTTAACACCATCACATCGTGCACTTTCTTATTTTCATCCTTTTACCTTGTATGGGCATGGGATGTGATAACGCCTGCAGTTGTTCTCCATCCATGTTTTCTCCCAGATCTTCCGGTATGTGTGCTCGTATATGTAGCAGCCAATCACAGTGAACAAGGGAGCCAGGTACAGCACAGAGAACACTCCCATCCGGATCATGAACTTGACTAGTTTGGTCTGGTTCTCCTTCTCCAGAGGAATTTCCATGCGCACCCTGTTCAGAGCGACAATGCCCACTAAAAGCAGGGAGACGCCAACCTGACAGAAGACAGACGAGAATTTAAGGCTCAGTGAACCTTTAAAATACTCTTTTAAAGGTTGGGTGACTGACAGACAGGTCTAAAAGACATTTAATGACCCACCCATCATTACTAACCAATCCATCTCTCCCAATGTCCACACTTGTATTATTTCATGCAGTCATTAATCGGTTCACACCACATCCATCCTACTCACCACTTCTTTCATCCACCCACTCACTCATTTATCTCCTGAACTGTACTCACCGCCACATTGACACAGAGCGGTGCCAGAACAAACCACCTCAGGGCGTCTATGTCATACAGCCCTATGAAACACACTCCACTGATCCCATCTCCCTCGATTTTATTCAGGGCCAACAGGGTGACGGTCAGGGCCCCTGGGAGGCCCCAGGCAATCGCATGGAAGAGGAGGGCTTTCTTCTCAATGGCCTCGCTGCCCCATTTAGGCACGGCGGCCAAGAACCAAGTGATTGTCAGTATGACCCACCACACACTGCCGGCCATAGTGAAGAAATACAAAACCATGAAGAACAGGGTGCATGCCTGAGAGAGAAACACAGGAGGAAAAACCTCTGATCAATTAATCATTTGGGAAAGGTCATCAAAACTGTAAATCTGCAACTATATAGTAGTAAAAAGTAAGTTCATGACACGTGTGCGCTCTAAGTCAGTAAATAGATGATTGCACTGTGTAATAAAGATAAAGTAATGAAGTTAATAAGACAGCATTTTTAAAGTGTAGCatagttatttttattaattgctAAATAAACATCCGTCAACCTCATTATTCAACCACaaaagaaataatttaaaatctaGTTTAGAAGTTTTTAACCCAGTAAATCATCACTGATGTGCCGACAATTTTAAATCGGgcagttttttcccccccagatTCCATAAAAATTAGCAAAAACCTTGTTGTGTGAGCCCTGTGTTATGGTGGATGCTCTGAACTGGGAAGGGCTGACAGGGTTGCACGCGACCCTGCCTTCCAGCAGGAAACCCAGGAAAAACACCAGCGACACCATGACGTAACACACAGCATAGAAGATGATTGGTCGCTCAGGGTACCGGAACCTATcgagaaaagaaaatgacttgGTGTCTTTCTCCACCGCAACGATACTAATACTTTcaaagaaatgtttattttaaaagagaCTGGAGATATTATTTCACTACATTCAGCTTTTCAAACCTTGTAACATCAATCAGGAATGTCAGGAAGGTGAAGAGCGttgcagacagacaaacaatGGAAACAACTCCAATGAAGTATCGGATGAAGGTGAGCTCCTGCTGGTTGAAGAACATTGAGGGGCATGGGGCAGAACAGTCCTTCCTGCCCATAAAAGTGTAACCCAGGTCTGGGTCGACCTTGAGCTCTCTGGGGCACCAGAAACCATAATCTCTTTGGACGGTCATTGATGATTGGTCAGTGGGTTCAGAGCCTGTTAGCAGGTCCTCTAGACGAGGATAGGGCTCGTCACAATCTGGGAACCTGCccccaaaaaagtaaaagaaattatATAAAGACAACAGCCTCCACAATGACCTTACGGCTACATCAACACAGCAGTTTCAGGAAAAATATTATAATCTACATCAAGGTAAGAAATCACTACATAGAGTTATCTCGGTTATGACATTGCTCTAAACCTGTACCCTGTAGCCTATATGCTGTAGACTTAATGCAGGACTATAAATCAAGCATAAGTTTCAGTCAGATGTACCTCATCTCAGCAAGtctaaaatgacaataaagctaaatttaaaaaaaaaaaactttacaaatgtgCAACAAGGAAGGAGACTAATGAAAGATTTTAGACTTTAAGTATTAAAGTTGATTTAAAATATAGCAGATTCATACCTGCTGCACTCCATATCATCTGGCCAGGCTACGCCAAAAATTTCCATGAGTTTGTGGCACTCATCCTTGGCCCGCTGGCAAAGGGATCGGCATGGCATGGAAACGTGGCCGTACACAGTGCAGACTGGAGCGTACAGTGCACACAGGAACATCCTCAGGTCAGCACTGCACACCAGGTTTACCATTGGATGAAAAGGCTTTGgaggagaaaaagaacaaaaaatacataaataaaatgttgacaCCAGTATTTTCATCTATGCAAAGCTCTATGACATAAAAATACCAACTGTGCAAAGTAAATGATAAGTGATATCCTACTCTCAGAGCAATACCTCTAAACACTGACACTTCGTGCTGCTGGTATTCAACACTAAAGTCAGTGTTAATCAGCATGAAAAGCTTGTTATTAAACATGACATGTATGTGGATGATCCTAACACACATGCAGTGtcttataaatatatatttacacacaGGCTCAGGACGTTAAATGCTATCAGCAGCACACACGAGAAGGCTCATATTTAGCCAGAAATAGACATCAAAGGGGATGGAGGGAAAGCGAGAAGGATAGCAAATAATCTTTCAGTTGCAACTTACACTACTACTCAGTATTTCATCAGCAGTTAGAGGCTTATGAAATATGTACAGCTGCAATCATATTACCACAGATCTCTTTGAAGTTGGGGACAGCAAAGGCAGACTACTGAAGGCTGGAGCTACAgccatttgtcagtaaaatGAGCAAACAAACAGCAGGGCTTTTCACACATGGGAGATTATATACCCTGTTCCCTGTAGGGCCAGACTTAACGGTTTAAGGATGACTTTTGACCTTCATGGTGCTTGTTAGAAGATCTCAAAACAAATTACCAGGAAAATGTAACTCATAACTTACTTATTACTTGCAtattaaaacaaacatataACTTGTGCACATAATACTATTTCACAGATGCACTCATAAGTTTTAATAACATTGTGTGCACTGTGAGCAGCGCGTCTATGGGAAGTGACCTGCATTCAGTCAGTTCATATCATTTGAAAGCACTAAAACGGAGCTTTCAGTGCATCTTTTACTAGAGACGAAAGAAATCAGAGCAGAACCATGGCAGTAATGAGCGAAGACTACAGCGGTGAAACAATACACTTGCTTGACTGCACATAACACTGCATTGTGCATATgtgtaaaggaaaaaatgtgtttgtgtgacacaaaACAGTAAACTTGCATTGATTGCTTCTCATAAAAACTACAGTGCATCCTCATATAGAGAGCATTTGTGAAAATATCCATGCACCAGTGAAtgcgactgtgtgttttatGCTCATTTCTGTGTGAGGTCAGGCCTTGCGAGTATGTTTTGATCGTTCTCAATTGCCGTGTTCCAGATCTGCACACTGGAGATGTTCCACCAGTAAATGGATGCAGTGGTGCATGAGATGTGTGACACAGTTTTGCGTATTGCACAGAGACACATGCGAGTGTGTGCACACGCCACCACTCAACTTCATGAATTTTGCAAcccatgcttttctttttctttttaaaaaaaaaaatctatttaatgAGCAGCATGCATTGTGCCCAATGGTATGAAAACTGATCTAGAAAAATGATCCTTTTATTTGGCTGTAATAATATTTAAGAAAGTCTCACATAATCTTGCCTCTTCAGTGTTTTCTGAGACGCTTCAGGAGCCACACAGGAGCACACACTTCTCTTTGAATAACGTGTAAACCTCAAGACATGATGGGGAAGTCCAGAGTGAAGGCTCGGCTAAATATCTAACCAATCAAATATATCCAAGTATGTATGCTGTGCTGGAGATTTACCAATCAGTGGAAATCTAGGAACTGGATTTTAGTTGTGCTGTTTATTACCTCTGCTAAGGACATTGTATGATGTTACCAGGATTAATCAATAAATTATAGACAGATTTGTATACAAATTGCATCTACCAAACGACACATCAGGACTGAAGGCAGAACTATTAGGAGATGTCCTTATTCTAACATGAAAAACTAGTTTGTATTATAAACTCAAACTGGAATAAAAGGTTCAGGTGCAAATAATTAGAACCTGGCATACAATTTAAGATGTGTACTTCAAATGATTTGAAATACAGTAATTctttgtgtaaaaagaaaaatctccaagaaagccaaaaacATGATCACAGGATCAGCAGGCATCTCTTGAAATTGTTGGAGTCAAAGTGCATGCACATTCAGCCAGAGGGAGACTGCACCAATTTCACCTGCCTGGGAGGGGTACCATGCCTCAGCTGTGTGATATTAGACAGCGCATGAGTATCACTTCAGCAGTTTTGTGTTTACAGCAATCAAACGGATTAATATAcaatttacaaaaataattatGACACACACTTGCATCCCCTACATTGAGATGTCgtaaaaagacacacacacacacacacacacacacacacacacacacacacacacacacacacacacacacacacacacacacacacacacacacacacacctgtattTGCAGTGGTAACTTTGCCTGCAAAAATTTCTGGGCCTTAAAATGAGGATGTGAAGTTTAATGACTTTGTGAGAGCGttcaatttcttttttgtactgtgtttaaaaaacaaacaaacaaacaaacaaacaacctctctccccccccccccccccccccccccccaaaaaaaaacccccaaaaaaacccaaaaacacagTACATATGTTCAGGTGGTGCCAGCTGAAACTGAAGAGTTCAAGGTGTCTGACATGAGTCATGTTCACTGCAAGGATTTTACTCAGAAATAAGATGTTATGTGAGATAGTGAACGGAGAACGGATTGACACTCTTCTAAAATTCTTTAACGCCATCTAGTGCTATCTCTGATGTTAACTGATGATAATGACAGTGTTATCATGTATCCTTATTAATGTAGCAAAACATGCATTCATGCTTAATATCGAAGACAGACAAACAAGACAAGCTGCAGCTGTCAGCAGCT contains:
- the LOC134630308 gene encoding frizzled-3-like isoform X2, translated to MWIYCFSTTTGTKNGPNSFTGCLCNGLLHYNIIALRCCGEMSKFKMQTPLGRGYVRDTFPKTATTDCILRFPIHYFFMPVFLLVFSLVTPAYAIHVESIESHSEFTCEPIRLRMCQDLPYNTTFMPNLLNHYDQQTAALAMEPFHPMVNLVCSADLRMFLCALYAPVCTVYGHVSMPCRSLCQRAKDECHKLMEIFGVAWPDDMECSRFPDCDEPYPRLEDLLTGSEPTDQSSMTVQRDYGFWCPRELKVDPDLGYTFMGRKDCSAPCPSMFFNQQELTFIRYFIGVVSIVCLSATLFTFLTFLIDVTRFRYPERPIIFYAVCYVMVSLVFFLGFLLEGRVACNPVSPSQFRASTITQGSHNKACTLFFMVLYFFTMAGSVWWVILTITWFLAAVPKWGSEAIEKKALLFHAIAWGLPGALTVTLLALNKIEGDGISGVCFIGLYDIDALRWFVLAPLCVNVAVGVSLLLVGIVALNRVRMEIPLEKENQTKLVKFMIRMGVFSVLYLAPLFTVIGCYIYEHTYRKIWEKTWMENNCRRYHIPCPYKVEETSRPAMVLFLIKYLMMLVVGIPSVFWVGSKKTCFEWASFLHGRRRKDGVNESRQVLQEQPDFAQSLLREPNTPIVRKSRGTSTQGTSTHASSTHLAVLDDLDEPVRTHHGHPSSTRSKASSVHSKASYHGSLRRTRDDRSDTVVYRGTEDRSFHGSNPRLDHPLSTHSSLHQIDSHSRHSSQRDVSEAPPTLITHGTTASDSRAAENEGTSA
- the LOC134630308 gene encoding frizzled-3-like isoform X1; translated protein: MWIYCFSTTTGTKNGPNSFTGCLCNGLLHYNIIALRCCGEMSKFKMQTPLGRGYVRDTFPKTATTDCILRFPIHYFFMPVFLLVFSLVTPAYAIHVESIESHSEFTCEPIRLRMCQDLPYNTTFMPNLLNHYDQQTAALAMEPFHPMVNLVCSADLRMFLCALYAPVCTVYGHVSMPCRSLCQRAKDECHKLMEIFGVAWPDDMECSRFPDCDEPYPRLEDLLTGSEPTDQSSMTVQRDYGFWCPRELKVDPDLGYTFMGRKDCSAPCPSMFFNQQELTFIRYFIGVVSIVCLSATLFTFLTFLIDVTRFRYPERPIIFYAVCYVMVSLVFFLGFLLEGRVACNPVSPSQFRASTITQGSHNKACTLFFMVLYFFTMAGSVWWVILTITWFLAAVPKWGSEAIEKKALLFHAIAWGLPGALTVTLLALNKIEGDGISGVCFIGLYDIDALRWFVLAPLCVNVAVGVSLLLVGIVALNRVRMEIPLEKENQTKLVKFMIRMGVFSVLYLAPLFTVIGCYIYEHTYRKIWEKTWMENNCRRYHIPCPYKVEETSRPAMVLFLIKYLMMLVVGIPSVFWVGSKKTCFEWASFLHGRRRKDSGVNESRQVLQEQPDFAQSLLREPNTPIVRKSRGTSTQGTSTHASSTHLAVLDDLDEPVRTHHGHPSSTRSKASSVHSKASYHGSLRRTRDDRSDTVVYRGTEDRSFHGSNPRLDHPLSTHSSLHQIDSHSRHSSQRDVSEAPPTLITHGTTASDSRAAENEGTSA